Proteins encoded in a region of the Synechococcus sp. BIOS-U3-1 genome:
- the cobN gene encoding cobaltochelatase subunit CobN: MHRLSSLPGADTDGPISYVEQPTAPVLFLTSASSDISALARVLDTQKQSFWHDGIRALPLDSLSHPAQIDHYLAVCTGETQLIVIRLLGGRGHWSYGLEQCCSWLANQPGRQLLVLAGTSEQDRELHSLSSQPEPFCDAMALLLREGGADNLQQWLDGLQWILSTASDKAFATDPPSLTLTASPDPDPYDWRQEEGPRIGVLLYRAHRQSADVHWCDVLLEALRSQGLVPKALWVSSLRDLAVQRAVKDLYRQQDVELVITSTSFASVQFSEAGLGAPLWDELDRPVLQMLSSGRSRDRWQDSFQGLDPIDLSLQVVLPELDGRITTRIGAFREVDRADERLCTAVKRLEPDDAGLNWIAEHAKAWVRLRSTEAKQRSLALVLANYPLRNGRLANGVGLDTPASCLNILRWLRDDGFDLGERLPEDPELLIQQVLDGRTNDPESHTRPPMTYLPLSHYQHWWRSLPEVARSPILERWGPPENAVDLEPLGFAIHGVRFGRVVVLVQPSRGYDADQLSDLHSPDLPPPHRYLAQYLWLREVHHCDLMLHVGKHGSAEWLPGKSVGLSPCCAPALALGAIPHLYPFIVNDPGEGSQAKRRGHAVILDHLTPPLGRAGLHGNMLSLESLLDEYIEASQLGSSRCAQIQQQLIQLLIDLNWPMIETILAKQSSSADINDLLEQVETYLCELKEAQIKTGLHRLGEHPQPMQLAELLLAIARSPASDRPGLTQWMSRSIGLECDPWKDEDGALLSDQDRQILERHGCHQPRRLSDAVDWVEDQAEQLLLQLTDGDGWESHDPAKPLNNCFQQLLSSETLPGPLQFIKTDLWPRLLQSASHEHRAVLAAAGGRRIASGPSGAPTRGRDDVLPTGRNFYSVDLRGLPTEAAWDLGRRSAEQLLDLYELEEGEPLRHLALSVWGTATMRNGGEDIAQMLALLGVRPVWDGPTRRMVDLELIPLTLLDRPRVDVTLRMSGLFRDAFPQLLAWVDRALSMVAGLDESDSDNPLAAVTRSKGPQSRLFGSAPGSYGAGLQALMDSGQWERRDELGEAYLAWSSWRYDAEAIAHNDRAGLEQALQDVQVVLHNQDNREHDLLDSDDYYQFQGGLAAAVNRVSGRDPKLFFADHSRSERLRIHRLYREIDKVVRSRMLNPRWIEGMKQHGYKGAFEMGASLDYLFAYDATTGSVPDWCYEKIAESWLLAEDVKDFLLQRNPWVMRDMAERCLEAATRGLWANPDASLLDAIRLLLLESERAVEGNDFNR; this comes from the coding sequence ATGCATCGCCTAAGCAGCCTGCCAGGGGCCGACACCGATGGGCCGATCTCCTACGTGGAGCAACCCACTGCGCCGGTGTTGTTTCTCACCAGCGCCAGCTCGGATATCTCCGCCTTGGCAAGAGTTCTGGACACGCAGAAGCAATCGTTTTGGCACGACGGTATCCGTGCGTTGCCGCTTGATTCCCTCTCACATCCAGCCCAGATCGATCATTACCTGGCCGTCTGCACGGGCGAGACGCAGCTGATCGTGATCCGACTACTCGGTGGTCGTGGTCACTGGTCCTACGGCTTGGAGCAGTGCTGCTCATGGCTTGCCAATCAACCGGGCCGGCAGCTGCTTGTGTTGGCCGGAACGTCAGAGCAGGACCGTGAACTGCATTCGCTGAGTAGCCAGCCTGAGCCCTTCTGTGATGCGATGGCGTTGCTGCTGCGAGAAGGCGGAGCAGACAATCTCCAACAGTGGCTCGACGGACTTCAATGGATTCTCTCCACTGCTTCGGACAAGGCTTTTGCCACGGATCCACCGTCACTGACGTTGACGGCTAGTCCCGATCCCGACCCCTACGACTGGCGGCAGGAAGAGGGGCCGAGGATCGGCGTGCTTTTGTACCGCGCCCATCGCCAATCAGCCGATGTTCATTGGTGTGATGTTCTGCTCGAAGCCCTTCGATCCCAGGGACTGGTCCCAAAAGCACTTTGGGTGAGCAGCCTGCGTGATCTGGCCGTACAGAGGGCCGTGAAGGACCTTTACCGGCAGCAGGACGTGGAGCTGGTCATCACCTCCACGTCATTTGCATCTGTTCAGTTCTCGGAAGCAGGACTTGGGGCACCCCTCTGGGATGAACTGGATCGTCCTGTTCTGCAGATGCTGAGCTCCGGACGATCCCGTGACCGCTGGCAGGACTCCTTTCAAGGATTGGATCCCATTGATCTATCCCTTCAGGTTGTGCTGCCCGAGCTGGATGGTCGCATCACGACACGCATCGGCGCCTTTCGCGAAGTGGACCGCGCGGATGAGCGTTTGTGCACGGCGGTAAAACGGCTTGAACCTGATGATGCTGGGTTGAATTGGATTGCTGAGCACGCCAAGGCCTGGGTCAGATTGCGTTCTACGGAGGCCAAACAGCGTTCACTCGCACTGGTCTTGGCGAATTACCCCCTCAGAAATGGCCGCCTGGCGAATGGTGTCGGACTCGATACGCCCGCCAGCTGTCTCAACATCCTCCGCTGGCTTCGCGATGACGGGTTCGATCTTGGTGAGCGTCTGCCGGAGGATCCAGAACTCCTGATCCAACAGGTTCTCGACGGTCGCACCAACGATCCGGAAAGTCACACCAGGCCACCAATGACTTATCTGCCGCTGTCTCACTACCAGCACTGGTGGAGATCACTGCCTGAGGTAGCTAGATCACCGATTTTGGAACGCTGGGGTCCACCAGAGAATGCTGTTGATCTTGAGCCGCTCGGCTTCGCGATCCACGGTGTGCGATTCGGCCGGGTGGTTGTTCTGGTGCAGCCCAGTCGTGGCTACGACGCCGATCAGCTCAGTGATCTGCATTCGCCGGACCTGCCCCCTCCCCATCGCTATCTGGCTCAGTACCTCTGGCTACGTGAGGTCCATCACTGTGACCTGATGCTGCATGTGGGCAAGCACGGCAGTGCTGAGTGGCTGCCGGGGAAATCAGTGGGTCTCAGCCCCTGCTGTGCTCCTGCACTCGCACTGGGTGCCATCCCCCACCTCTATCCATTCATCGTCAACGATCCGGGCGAGGGTTCACAGGCCAAACGCCGCGGGCATGCGGTGATCCTGGACCACCTCACACCACCCCTCGGCCGGGCCGGTCTGCATGGAAACATGCTGTCCCTGGAGTCACTTCTGGATGAATACATCGAAGCGAGTCAACTTGGTTCCTCCCGGTGCGCTCAGATCCAACAACAGCTGATCCAGCTGCTGATCGATCTGAACTGGCCAATGATCGAGACGATCCTGGCGAAACAAAGCTCGTCAGCAGACATCAACGACTTGCTGGAGCAAGTTGAGACCTACCTATGTGAGCTCAAGGAAGCACAGATCAAGACCGGCCTGCATCGTCTGGGTGAGCATCCCCAACCAATGCAGCTGGCGGAGTTGTTGCTGGCAATCGCCCGCTCCCCGGCCTCTGATCGGCCAGGGCTGACCCAGTGGATGAGCCGCAGTATTGGCCTTGAGTGCGATCCCTGGAAGGACGAGGACGGAGCTCTGTTGTCGGATCAGGATCGCCAGATCCTTGAACGCCATGGTTGCCATCAACCCCGGCGACTCAGCGATGCGGTGGATTGGGTCGAGGATCAGGCGGAACAGCTTCTCCTGCAGCTGACCGACGGCGACGGATGGGAATCGCATGATCCTGCAAAGCCACTGAACAACTGCTTTCAGCAACTGCTGAGCTCAGAGACCCTGCCCGGTCCACTCCAGTTCATCAAGACTGATCTCTGGCCTCGATTGCTGCAGTCGGCCAGTCATGAACATCGCGCCGTCCTGGCAGCAGCTGGCGGCCGACGCATCGCCAGTGGTCCCTCTGGTGCACCAACCCGTGGACGGGATGACGTGCTGCCGACGGGGCGCAATTTTTATTCCGTGGATCTGAGAGGTCTACCGACGGAAGCGGCCTGGGATCTAGGACGTCGCAGTGCCGAACAGCTACTGGATCTGTACGAACTCGAAGAGGGAGAACCACTGCGGCATTTGGCCTTATCGGTCTGGGGAACAGCCACGATGCGCAATGGAGGTGAAGACATTGCACAGATGTTGGCCTTACTGGGCGTGCGTCCCGTTTGGGATGGCCCTACGCGGCGCATGGTGGACCTCGAGTTGATTCCGCTGACCCTGCTGGATCGCCCTCGCGTCGACGTCACTCTGCGCATGTCGGGTTTATTCCGGGATGCCTTCCCCCAGCTGCTTGCCTGGGTCGATCGTGCGCTGTCCATGGTCGCTGGGCTTGATGAATCCGACAGCGACAATCCCCTTGCAGCGGTGACACGCAGCAAGGGACCTCAGTCCCGACTGTTTGGATCCGCACCAGGATCGTACGGAGCTGGACTTCAGGCCCTGATGGACTCAGGTCAGTGGGAACGGCGAGATGAGCTCGGAGAGGCTTATCTCGCCTGGAGTTCCTGGCGCTATGACGCGGAAGCGATAGCCCATAACGACCGAGCCGGGCTCGAACAGGCTCTCCAGGACGTTCAGGTTGTTCTGCACAACCAGGACAACAGAGAACATGACCTACTCGATTCTGATGACTACTACCAGTTCCAGGGGGGCCTAGCGGCTGCAGTGAACCGAGTCAGCGGCAGAGATCCGAAACTGTTCTTTGCTGATCACTCCCGAAGCGAGCGGTTAAGGATTCATCGTCTGTATAGGGAGATCGACAAGGTTGTCCGCAGCAGAATGCTCAACCCCCGATGGATCGAGGGGATGAAGCAACACGGATACAAGGGCGCCTTTGAGATGGGTGCCAGTCTTGATTATTTGTTCGCCTATGACGCCACCACCGGCTCAGTCCCGGATTGGTGTTACGAGAAAATCGCTGAAAGCTGGTTGCTGGCTGAAGATGTCAAAGACTTCCTGTTGCAACGGAACCCCTGGGTCATGAGAGACATGGCCGAACGTTGTCTGGAGGCTGCGACAA